The following proteins come from a genomic window of Natronosalvus vescus:
- a CDS encoding ABC transporter ATP-binding protein: MSIDDQRGEPGTALERTYDDPLVRVDGLEKYFWENNSLLDRLLGDEPVAVRAVDGVSFDIYEGETLGLVGESGCGKSTTGETLLRLQEPTDGQVEFDGKNVYEMEGGDLQHFRREAQVVFQDPFSSLDPRMTIGRIIRQPLDVHEIGTAEERRERVRDLLERVGLSADQIDRYPHEFSGGQRQRIGIARALALEPEFIVLDEPTSALDVSVQAQVLNLLDDLQDEFDLTYLLISHDLSVIRHICDRVAVMYLGEIVEIGPVEEIFDDPKHPYTQALLESVPRASTAEKHRNREPLTGDVPSPRNPPSGCRFRTRCPQVIPPEEIENELTQHQYREIMNLRERIESQSISLEVVDESVEESDDGIVVGDVDAFVSALRAHVLETDLPPSHKDIVDDALEALAVDNWEQAARELRETYRSICEQENPPLGDGKHPVACHLAGEPQTTSVQREVAADHDSF; this comes from the coding sequence ATGAGTATCGACGATCAACGCGGCGAACCGGGAACAGCGCTCGAGCGAACCTACGATGATCCGCTCGTTCGGGTCGACGGCCTCGAGAAGTACTTCTGGGAGAACAATTCGCTACTGGATCGACTGCTCGGGGACGAACCGGTCGCCGTGCGGGCCGTCGACGGTGTGAGCTTCGACATTTACGAGGGAGAGACGCTGGGGCTGGTCGGCGAGTCCGGTTGCGGGAAATCCACGACCGGTGAGACGCTTCTGCGTTTGCAAGAGCCGACTGACGGTCAGGTGGAGTTCGACGGCAAGAACGTCTACGAGATGGAGGGGGGTGACCTCCAGCACTTCCGTCGGGAGGCTCAGGTCGTCTTCCAGGATCCGTTCTCGAGTCTGGATCCCCGGATGACGATCGGTCGGATCATCCGCCAGCCCCTCGACGTCCACGAGATCGGAACCGCCGAGGAACGCCGAGAACGGGTGCGTGACCTGCTCGAACGCGTCGGCCTCTCCGCGGATCAGATCGATCGCTATCCACACGAGTTCTCCGGCGGGCAACGCCAGCGCATCGGCATCGCCCGAGCGCTGGCGCTCGAACCGGAGTTCATCGTCCTCGACGAACCCACGAGCGCCCTCGACGTGAGCGTCCAGGCGCAGGTGTTGAACCTGCTCGACGACCTCCAGGACGAGTTCGACCTGACGTACCTCCTGATCAGCCACGATCTCTCGGTGATTCGCCACATCTGTGACCGCGTCGCCGTGATGTATCTGGGGGAAATCGTCGAAATCGGCCCCGTAGAAGAGATTTTCGACGACCCGAAACACCCCTACACCCAGGCACTCCTCGAGAGCGTTCCCCGGGCATCCACTGCGGAAAAACATCGGAATCGGGAACCACTCACAGGGGACGTTCCGTCCCCCCGGAACCCACCGAGTGGCTGTCGGTTCCGAACGCGCTGTCCGCAGGTTATTCCACCCGAGGAGATCGAGAACGAACTCACACAACACCAGTACCGCGAGATCATGAATCTCCGAGAGCGCATCGAGTCTCAAAGCATCAGTCTCGAGGTGGTCGACGAAAGCGTCGAGGAGAGTGACGACGGCATCGTGGTCGGGGACGTCGACGCGTTCGTCTCGGCACTACGAGCACACGTGCTCGAGACCGACCTACCGCCGAGTCACAAAGACATCGTCGACGACGCCCTCGAAGCCCTCGCTGTCGACAACTGGGAGCAGGCAGCCCGGGAGTTACGCGAGACGTACAGGAGCATCTGCGAACAGGAGAACCCACCGTTAGGCGACGGGAAACATCCGGTTGCCTGTCATCTCGCTGGCGAGCCCCAAACGACATCGGTTCAGCGCGAGGTGGCGGCCGATCACGACAGCTTTTGA
- a CDS encoding ABC transporter ATP-binding protein: MISDPLLRVTGLDTRFFTEEGQVNAVESLDLDVYEGEVFGIVGESGSGKSVTARSLIDLLEPPGYVTAGSIWYRNADLVATVADDHPDAVDGQFVDLQALPSNVRRTLRGTHFSMIFQDPMSSFNPSITVGEQIAEAVEAQQRARANPRSVASRTQGYGLRQYLMSTVMGSKKYVTESSTERAIELLELVGIPDAPLRAEEYPHEYSGGMLQRAMIAQALAGEPNVLVADEPTTALDVTIQAQILDLLSELQEETGMTILLITHNLGVVARMCDRVGVMYAGEIVERGTLEDVFDDPVHPYTQGLLGSVPDLAGAGSRLQPIPGNVPSLLDSEMGDRCYFADRCPKAMEDCLEHPPEFDVGDGEHETMCYLAEMLYDESRALSNDFFDTETADGTPQGSTAPAAEGMESDGGHELDTNRSTEREDATEDTR, from the coding sequence ATGATTTCCGATCCACTGCTCCGCGTCACCGGACTCGACACCCGCTTTTTCACCGAGGAGGGTCAGGTGAACGCGGTCGAATCGCTCGACCTCGACGTGTACGAGGGCGAAGTGTTCGGCATCGTTGGCGAGTCGGGGAGCGGAAAATCGGTTACTGCGAGATCGCTGATCGACCTCCTCGAGCCTCCGGGGTACGTCACGGCCGGTTCGATCTGGTATCGAAACGCCGACCTGGTCGCTACCGTGGCAGACGATCACCCAGATGCGGTCGACGGGCAGTTCGTCGATCTCCAGGCACTTCCGTCGAACGTTCGGCGAACGCTTCGGGGAACACACTTCAGTATGATCTTCCAGGATCCGATGAGCAGTTTCAACCCCTCGATCACAGTCGGCGAACAGATTGCCGAGGCCGTCGAGGCGCAGCAACGTGCGCGGGCAAACCCACGTTCGGTGGCCTCCCGAACCCAGGGGTACGGACTGCGCCAATACCTCATGAGTACGGTGATGGGCTCGAAGAAGTACGTGACCGAATCGAGCACTGAGCGGGCAATCGAACTGCTCGAGCTCGTGGGGATCCCCGACGCACCGCTCAGGGCGGAGGAATACCCCCACGAGTACTCCGGTGGGATGCTCCAGCGTGCAATGATTGCCCAGGCGCTCGCGGGCGAACCGAACGTCCTGGTGGCCGACGAGCCGACGACCGCTCTGGACGTGACGATCCAGGCCCAGATCCTCGACTTACTCTCGGAGCTCCAGGAGGAGACGGGAATGACGATCCTCCTAATCACGCACAACCTCGGCGTCGTCGCCCGGATGTGTGATCGGGTCGGCGTGATGTACGCCGGCGAAATCGTCGAACGGGGCACCCTCGAGGACGTGTTCGACGACCCCGTCCATCCGTACACACAGGGGTTGCTCGGAAGCGTCCCCGACCTCGCCGGGGCTGGCAGTCGGCTCCAGCCGATACCAGGCAACGTTCCGAGCCTCCTCGACAGTGAGATGGGAGATCGGTGTTACTTCGCCGACCGCTGCCCGAAAGCGATGGAAGACTGTCTCGAGCACCCACCCGAGTTCGACGTTGGAGACGGTGAACACGAGACGATGTGTTATCTCGCAGAGATGTTGTACGACGAATCACGGGCGCTTTCGAACGACTTTTTCGACACCGAGACGGCTGACGGAACTCCTCAGGGCTCGACCGCACCCGCTGCCGAAGGGATGGAGTCCGACGGCGGTCACGAACTCGACACGAACAGATCGACCGAACGAGAGGACGCAACGGAGGACACGCGATGA
- a CDS encoding ABC transporter permease, producing MSQYHFLLRRGLQGLFVIWGVVTLVFLLRYMTPGSPVDFVAPLDASPELREQVAANLGLDQPIYVQYFEYLFGLAQGDMGYSYLRSQPASSIIFARLPATIELAIVATIVAMIFSIPLGVISATRRHEPADYAATGFSLVGISTPNFWLGIMLILIVSVGLGILPTSRRPIGFLPAMELLIFQLETQGIREWVVHIILPAITLGTYFTAMIVRLTRSGMLDELGKSYVQATRAKGLPETLVRYKHVLRNTMIPIITVLGLQLGSLIGGAVITEFVFNWPGLGTLIINAINVRDWPIIQGALIVIGIGFVVINIAVDALYTYLNPKVSYE from the coding sequence ATGTCACAGTATCACTTCCTCTTGCGACGGGGGTTACAGGGATTGTTCGTCATCTGGGGGGTCGTTACGCTCGTGTTTCTCCTCCGATACATGACACCCGGGAGCCCAGTCGACTTCGTCGCCCCCCTGGACGCCTCGCCCGAACTTCGCGAGCAAGTTGCCGCGAATCTCGGTCTCGACCAACCGATTTACGTACAGTACTTCGAGTACCTCTTCGGCCTCGCGCAGGGCGATATGGGGTACTCGTACCTCCGATCACAGCCAGCGAGTTCGATCATATTCGCCAGACTCCCTGCGACGATCGAACTCGCGATCGTTGCGACCATCGTCGCCATGATCTTCTCGATCCCTTTGGGCGTGATCAGCGCAACCCGTCGTCACGAGCCCGCCGATTACGCTGCCACCGGGTTCTCGCTGGTCGGCATCAGCACCCCGAACTTCTGGCTCGGCATCATGCTGATCCTGATCGTTTCGGTTGGCCTCGGCATCTTGCCGACGAGCCGTCGTCCCATCGGGTTTTTACCCGCCATGGAGCTACTGATATTCCAGCTCGAGACCCAGGGGATTCGTGAGTGGGTCGTTCACATCATCCTTCCAGCGATTACCCTCGGGACGTACTTCACCGCGATGATCGTCCGGCTGACCAGAAGCGGGATGCTCGACGAACTCGGCAAATCGTACGTTCAGGCGACGCGGGCGAAGGGACTCCCGGAGACGCTCGTCAGGTACAAACACGTCCTCAGGAATACGATGATTCCGATCATCACCGTTCTTGGACTGCAACTCGGGTCGCTCATCGGCGGAGCGGTTATCACCGAGTTCGTCTTCAATTGGCCGGGCCTCGGTACGCTGATCATTAATGCGATCAACGTCCGCGATTGGCCGATCATCCAGGGGGCGCTCATCGTCATCGGGATCGGGTTCGTCGTCATCAATATCGCCGTCGACGCCCTGTACACGTATCTCAATCCGAAGGTGAGCTACGAATGA
- a CDS encoding ABC transporter substrate-binding protein: MSHGNNTRIGRRSFLAYAGAATATASVAGCLGEGEDDPGATDDGTDDTGNGTDTGDDDSSIWISQTQDPTTLDPHDHRETTTDNVLLQAYELHLARDPDGEITDGLATDWEILDDDRHQLTIREDVQFHNGEELVPGDSAFSINRVVNPDEGNLESPQADQLAGVTGAEVDDDEHAIIVHSDGANPTAFANLASYCPVVQESWVMDRDADEVGQEINGTGPYQLEEFVTDEYTRFTSFPDYWQGEAEIEELTIDAAPESSTRINSLQAGEVDISTAVPPDDAPSIDGDDDLYIGEAPSTRILMLPMRYDVEPFDSQEFRQAMNYAIDFDAIIENVLNNFGDATAQPTLEGYFGHNPDLDPYPYDPERAEELVDESGHAGVEIELHVPAGRYLQSDEIAQSCVGYIDDLDNVSCEIEMRDFGELAGTLLDGDIETTPPFFLIGWGNTTFDAQQNLFPWFTEDTSQYTFIDDDLQDLIYAAATEVDEDEREQLLMDACELAHELAVFVFLNREYLIYGLNERVEWEPRQDEYALAYEMSLR; this comes from the coding sequence ATGTCACATGGAAACAACACGCGTATCGGTCGACGATCATTCCTCGCGTATGCTGGTGCAGCAACCGCGACGGCGAGTGTGGCTGGGTGTCTGGGGGAAGGAGAAGACGATCCAGGAGCAACCGACGATGGTACTGATGACACCGGCAACGGTACCGACACGGGCGACGATGACTCCTCGATCTGGATCAGCCAGACCCAGGATCCGACGACGCTCGATCCCCACGACCACCGTGAAACGACGACGGACAACGTCCTCTTACAGGCGTACGAACTCCACCTCGCCCGTGATCCCGATGGCGAGATCACGGACGGGCTCGCAACCGACTGGGAGATCCTCGACGACGATCGACATCAGTTGACGATTCGTGAGGACGTTCAGTTCCACAATGGGGAGGAACTAGTCCCTGGAGACTCAGCGTTCAGCATCAACCGCGTCGTCAACCCGGACGAGGGGAACCTCGAGAGTCCACAAGCAGACCAACTCGCGGGTGTCACCGGAGCCGAAGTGGACGATGACGAACACGCGATCATCGTCCACTCCGACGGGGCGAACCCGACTGCGTTCGCCAATCTCGCGTCGTACTGTCCCGTCGTTCAGGAGTCGTGGGTGATGGATCGGGATGCAGACGAGGTGGGCCAGGAGATCAACGGAACCGGGCCATATCAGCTCGAGGAGTTCGTTACGGACGAGTATACCCGATTCACCAGCTTCCCAGACTACTGGCAGGGCGAAGCCGAGATCGAGGAGCTCACGATCGATGCCGCCCCCGAATCGAGTACGCGAATCAACAGTCTACAGGCTGGAGAGGTTGACATCTCGACCGCCGTTCCACCGGATGACGCACCGAGTATCGACGGTGACGACGATCTTTACATCGGTGAAGCACCCAGTACGCGAATCCTCATGCTGCCGATGCGATACGACGTCGAACCCTTCGACAGTCAGGAATTCCGCCAGGCGATGAATTACGCGATCGACTTCGATGCGATCATCGAAAACGTCCTCAACAATTTCGGTGACGCTACTGCTCAGCCGACACTCGAGGGCTACTTCGGTCACAACCCAGACCTTGATCCGTATCCGTACGATCCCGAACGGGCCGAGGAGCTCGTCGACGAAAGCGGTCACGCGGGCGTCGAAATCGAACTCCACGTGCCGGCCGGCCGGTACCTCCAGAGCGACGAGATCGCACAGTCCTGTGTTGGATACATCGACGACCTCGACAACGTCTCGTGTGAGATCGAGATGCGTGACTTCGGCGAACTCGCGGGAACGTTACTCGACGGCGACATCGAAACGACGCCGCCGTTCTTCCTGATCGGCTGGGGGAACACGACGTTCGACGCCCAGCAGAACCTGTTCCCCTGGTTCACCGAGGACACTTCACAGTACACGTTCATCGACGACGATCTGCAAGACCTCATTTATGCCGCTGCGACCGAAGTCGACGAGGACGAACGCGAACAGTTGCTGATGGACGCGTGTGAACTGGCCCACGAGTTGGCGGTGTTCGTGTTCTTGAACCGCGAATACCTCATCTACGGTCTCAACGAGCGTGTCGAGTGGGAACCGCGACAGGACGAGTACGCTCTCGCCTACGAGATGTCGCTCAGGTAG
- a CDS encoding DUF5806 family protein: MRDRTRERTAQSPHEEHPRQEETASTTESDGTTEGTPNPTETDTAATDADSSMPGVPDPDTLETADDVPEEVQKYARFSKMDGAQYDRVNEFLRDRTYITAREWAIARLCSDFRTETGVEMTKIGENLPELVPFMTDTYTPQAVNQARTSFEDKVRTAGATFLYGAMCDFFTAEELDDVMYEATEVAKFLLEVEGVDLAVEDELEAEERISSVMREVREASKQLRDEDVE; encoded by the coding sequence ATCCGCGACCGAACTCGAGAGCGAACCGCCCAGTCACCCCACGAAGAACACCCACGACAGGAGGAAACAGCAAGTACGACGGAATCAGACGGAACTACCGAGGGCACACCCAACCCCACTGAAACGGACACCGCTGCAACCGACGCAGATTCGTCCATGCCCGGCGTCCCCGACCCGGACACGCTCGAAACGGCAGACGACGTCCCCGAAGAAGTCCAGAAATACGCCCGCTTCAGTAAAATGGACGGTGCCCAGTACGACCGCGTCAACGAATTCCTGCGTGACCGAACCTACATCACCGCACGCGAGTGGGCAATCGCCCGATTGTGCTCTGACTTCCGAACCGAAACGGGCGTCGAGATGACGAAAATCGGTGAGAACCTTCCCGAACTCGTCCCGTTCATGACCGACACCTACACACCACAGGCGGTCAATCAGGCTCGTACCTCGTTCGAAGACAAAGTTCGAACCGCCGGGGCGACGTTTCTCTACGGGGCGATGTGTGATTTCTTTACGGCCGAGGAGCTCGACGACGTCATGTACGAAGCCACCGAAGTCGCGAAGTTCCTGCTCGAGGTCGAAGGCGTCGACCTCGCCGTCGAAGACGAACTCGAGGCCGAAGAACGGATCTCGAGCGTGATGCGGGAGGTTCGGGAGGCGAGCAAACAACTCCGCGACGAAGACGTCGAGTAA
- a CDS encoding ABC transporter permease, with protein sequence MISDRVRQSLKREFRNSLMAKIGLFFVVVVLLTAIFAPFFAPHDPTQQGLDESNLPPAGVTYTTDEFRMVDGERETVETTTRGTMDHPFGTDALGRDLFSRVLFGARTSLMVGIAGTGIAVALGVGVGLVAGYYGGRVDDTLMRFADIMLAFPALVLAISLVGLFGAMTIRIPDPFVAAGLVEGMPETFAFPVTLTLVVGIVNWVWFARISRGEALSIRQEEYVKAARSVGASDWTILRQHVLPNSLTPIIVLATIQVAAIILLESSLSFLGFSGTTLSWGFDIAQGRDYLGTSWWIASIPGLAIVVTVVGINLLGDWLRDALDPGIGGEHGGGM encoded by the coding sequence ATGATCTCGGATCGAGTTCGACAGAGCCTCAAACGTGAGTTTCGAAACAGCTTGATGGCCAAGATCGGCCTGTTCTTCGTGGTCGTCGTCCTCTTGACTGCGATTTTCGCTCCGTTCTTTGCCCCACACGACCCGACGCAGCAGGGGCTCGATGAGTCGAATCTGCCGCCGGCAGGCGTCACCTACACCACCGACGAGTTCCGCATGGTCGATGGTGAGCGTGAGACCGTCGAAACGACCACTCGAGGAACGATGGATCATCCCTTTGGCACGGACGCGCTCGGGCGAGATCTCTTCTCGCGTGTGCTGTTTGGGGCTCGCACGTCGCTCATGGTTGGCATCGCTGGAACGGGAATCGCCGTGGCCCTGGGCGTTGGTGTCGGCCTGGTTGCGGGCTACTACGGTGGTCGGGTCGACGACACGCTCATGCGATTTGCGGATATAATGCTCGCGTTCCCGGCACTCGTCCTCGCCATCTCACTGGTTGGACTGTTCGGGGCGATGACCATACGGATACCCGACCCGTTCGTTGCTGCCGGGTTGGTCGAGGGAATGCCGGAGACGTTCGCGTTTCCGGTAACACTCACGCTGGTCGTCGGTATCGTCAACTGGGTCTGGTTCGCCCGCATCTCCCGGGGAGAAGCATTGTCTATCCGACAGGAAGAGTACGTCAAAGCGGCACGTAGTGTTGGCGCGAGCGACTGGACGATCCTTCGCCAGCACGTCCTCCCGAACAGTCTCACCCCGATCATCGTCCTCGCGACGATTCAGGTCGCTGCGATCATCCTCCTCGAGAGTTCGCTCTCCTTCCTGGGCTTCTCGGGGACGACACTCTCGTGGGGCTTCGACATCGCCCAGGGTCGTGACTATCTCGGCACGTCCTGGTGGATAGCCAGCATTCCGGGACTGGCAATCGTCGTGACGGTGGTTGGCATCAACCTGCTCGGCGACTGGCTCCGGGACGCCCTCGACCCTGGAATCGGTGGCGAACACGGGGGTGGGATGTGA
- a CDS encoding DUF7529 family protein: protein MKNGQGELWEEVLADATALAEEYRENGWEVRTVHPGDVSPTEKDERFGLSVLLPGSEYEEIESLIDDPNVSFDGAEVYQHTVGTVVYAVVIELDTTTEVAVVIPMAYSVAEFETIFEQAFEDEELQVHLRPLTIDQWVTFVHDDPSLFVDESHLQSVIEQNPRRQAQAAIQAERDRLKAEGAARDSDVDADGDTDAESEGNDDS, encoded by the coding sequence ATGAAAAACGGACAGGGCGAGCTATGGGAGGAGGTGTTGGCGGATGCGACGGCACTTGCCGAGGAATATCGCGAAAACGGCTGGGAAGTCCGTACAGTTCACCCAGGTGACGTATCTCCTACTGAGAAAGACGAACGGTTCGGCTTGAGTGTCCTTCTCCCGGGAAGCGAGTACGAGGAGATTGAATCGCTCATCGACGATCCCAACGTGTCGTTCGACGGTGCCGAAGTGTATCAGCACACGGTCGGCACCGTCGTGTACGCCGTCGTAATCGAACTCGACACGACCACCGAGGTTGCCGTCGTGATCCCGATGGCCTACTCCGTCGCCGAATTTGAGACGATTTTCGAGCAAGCGTTCGAGGACGAGGAGCTACAGGTTCACCTGCGACCGCTGACGATCGATCAGTGGGTGACGTTCGTCCACGACGATCCCTCGCTGTTCGTCGACGAATCCCACCTGCAGTCGGTCATCGAGCAGAATCCGCGCCGGCAGGCGCAGGCGGCGATCCAGGCCGAACGCGACCGGCTGAAAGCGGAGGGAGCGGCTCGCGACTCGGATGTCGATGCCGATGGCGATACCGATGCCGAAAGTGAAGGCAACGACGATTCCTGA
- a CDS encoding ABC transporter ATP-binding protein: MSSQHDPLVRVDGLEKYFWEQDSWLDRLLGDEPVAVRAVDGVSFDIYEGETLGLVGESGCGKSTTGETLLRLQEPTGGRVEFEGENVYELEGADQTAFRREAQVVFQDPFSSLDPRMTIGRIIRQPLDVHEIGTAEERRERVRDLLERVGLSADQIDRYPHEFSGGQRQRIGIARALALEPEFIVLDEPTSALDVSVQAQVLNLLDDLQDEFGLTYLLISHDLSVIRHICDRVAVMYLGEIVEIGPVEEIFDDPKHPYTQALLESVPRASTDERDRDRETLSGDVPSPRNPPSGCRFRTRCPQVIPPEETENELEQHQYREIMNLRERVESQSISLEVVDESVEETDDGIVVGDVDAFVSALRAHVLETELPPRHQAIVDDALTELADENWEEAAEQLRSAYESVCERDNPALGGETHPVACHLYDDSPHV, from the coding sequence ATGAGTAGCCAGCACGACCCACTCGTTCGCGTCGACGGCCTCGAGAAGTACTTCTGGGAGCAGGACTCCTGGCTCGACCGACTGCTCGGTGACGAACCGGTCGCCGTCCGAGCCGTTGACGGTGTGAGCTTCGACATTTACGAGGGAGAGACGCTGGGGCTGGTCGGCGAGTCCGGTTGCGGTAAGTCGACGACCGGTGAGACGCTCCTTCGACTCCAGGAACCCACCGGCGGCCGGGTCGAATTCGAGGGGGAGAACGTCTACGAGCTCGAGGGCGCTGACCAGACGGCATTCCGTCGGGAGGCTCAGGTCGTCTTCCAGGATCCGTTCTCGAGTCTGGATCCCCGGATGACGATCGGTCGGATCATCCGCCAGCCGCTCGACGTCCACGAGATCGGAACCGCCGAGGAACGCCGCGAGAGAGTTCGCGACCTGCTCGAGCGCGTCGGCCTCTCCGCGGATCAGATCGATCGCTATCCACACGAGTTCTCCGGCGGGCAACGCCAGCGCATCGGCATCGCCCGGGCGTTGGCGCTCGAACCGGAGTTCATCGTCCTCGACGAACCCACGAGCGCCCTCGACGTGAGCGTCCAGGCACAGGTGTTGAACCTGCTCGACGACCTCCAGGACGAGTTTGGGCTCACCTACCTCCTGATCAGCCACGATCTCTCGGTGATTCGCCACATCTGTGACCGCGTCGCCGTGATGTATCTGGGGGAAATCGTCGAAATCGGCCCCGTCGAGGAGATTTTCGACGACCCGAAACACCCCTACACCCAGGCACTCCTCGAGAGCGTTCCCCGGGCCTCGACCGACGAACGTGATCGCGACCGCGAGACGCTGTCGGGGGACGTTCCGTCGCCGCGGAATCCGCCCAGTGGCTGTCGGTTCCGGACGCGCTGTCCGCAGGTTATTCCACCCGAGGAGACCGAGAACGAACTCGAACAGCACCAGTACCGCGAGATCATGAACCTCCGGGAACGTGTGGAGTCCCAGAGTATCAGTCTCGAGGTGGTCGACGAAAGCGTCGAGGAGACCGACGACGGCATCGTGGTCGGGGACGTCGACGCGTTCGTCTCGGCACTACGAGCACACGTGCTCGAGACGGAACTACCGCCAAGACACCAGGCGATCGTTGACGATGCGCTGACCGAACTCGCCGACGAAAACTGGGAAGAAGCCGCCGAGCAACTACGATCGGCATACGAGAGCGTCTGCGAACGCGACAATCCTGCTCTCGGTGGTGAAACCCATCCAGTGGCTTGCCATCTCTACGACGATAGTCCACACGTGTGA